The nucleotide sequence TGTGAAGGGCGTGGGCCGCTGCATAAACAGCAAGGTAGACATTATATGCCACTCTTAACTGGGAGGTGTCAGTTAAGACATGCTGCATGCCCTCCAGGGACTCTGTCCCATTGCAGGTTGGTAGTGAGTTTTTCTGAAGGGACCTCTTTTCAGGGGATGAAGAAGAATATGAGGAGGAAGGTGTTGCATGTGACTGTGTAGCTTCAGGGCTGCATGAAAACTCTTTTTCCCAAAAATATCTTAGGAATTCATCATTGGGACGATGATTTGGGTGCAAATTTTTGAGATAATTTTCAAATCCAGGTATAGTCGAACTTCGAATGGCCACACCAAGAACTCCATTTGCCACCTCAGAGATAGTTAGATCTTGGAGAAGATCACTGCTGGTGCTCCAAGCCTCACTGGCCAGAAACTGTCTGTCAGTCACCTATAGTAAGAGGACACTGaaataaattacagaaaaacaGCTAGCATTTTCTCGTTACATAATTAAACATGGATTTGTTTAATGATGAACCCTTAGTCTATACAAATGTCCATGCCAGTTACTCACGTTTCTCTTGGCCAGTTCAAGAAATAGTTTCTTTACATCTGTATACCAGCAAAAGATCAGGATCACCCTCGCAGTCGAAGCTTGAATTGTGATTGCTGCACGTCTGGCATCACTTACAATAGTTTCTCTGTGGACAGTCTCTATGAAATCCAAACACACCCCTTTCCCTCGAATCTCTTTCTGAAATGTCTGAAATATagagaataaaacaacaaatatgtacatacatacatagtgTTTGTTCCATATTTTAAGAAGGTAGTTGAGAGATTTTTTCCAGGAAATTTACAAcataacaacaaaaagacagacCTGTATTGCCCCTTGACCATAATCATTGTTTACTATAACTGCCCCAATCCAAGTCCAGTTGAAGCGTATGGCCAGTCTTGCAATGGCTCGGGCTTGGTAAGTATCACTGGGGATTGTTCTGAAGAAGTTAGGAAACTTGAGCCTGTCACTAAGACAGGGGCAGCTCGCCAAGTAGCTTATCTGAGGGAAAGACACAAAACTGTTAGTTTGACACTGCTCTTCCCTTATGCATACTTTTTAATGACAATTTGTCAATGTCTTActgtaaactgtataaaaaaggTTAATCAAAGTTTTATTTCCTGGGGTAGTGAAACTCACGATAGGTACAGAGAGAGGCCCCAGGATCCTAGACTGTATTATGGCTGTTGAGGATGTGGAAGCGCCAATGAGCAACGGAACAGGCTGACCACCTGGTAATAGTGTTAGATATAGTATTAAATAATGACAATGTTTTATACCTCAGTCATATCAGTTGTTGTTTGTACAAGCAGATTTTAATTGTATACAAATGTATATTGAGTCATAGCTACCTGTTGTCTCTCCAAGTTGTTCATGAGCTGCAGATTGAGACATAGAGGTTGTTAAGTTGCAGCTGTTTGTGTCTCCTCCAACCAGTGACAGTGCAGCTTGCATAGCCCAGGGGTATCGGCTACAGCTATCAAGTATACGGTAGCCCAGCTTCACTCCTGGTAGCAGGGTGGTGTTACGGTTGATTTCATCCACCGCAAACGTCATagcatacatatattttaatgttagtAGATCTAAACTgagatggaagaaaaagaaattaacTACAATATCAATCAGTGAAAAGATTCAAAAATAGACACGGACAGGATTTTAAATTCAACATAAATTATTAATGCTAACATTACATGACTTTCTAGCTTATCATTACATAGATTCAAAttccaaaaataaatctgtattttaaactaaattttCAAccatgacaaaagaaaaagataaaaaatacagacagtCTGCTGTCATAATATGAACAACATAATAACCACCAAACATACTGTAACAATACAAGTTGTGATTAGGTTTTACCCATTGCAAGGTTTATAATGTGGCAGTCTGGTGAAGCCCTGCTCTATGGCTGAGGGTATGTAAAACAGACTAAGAAGTCCACCGATAATCACATCTCCATCCTGGGAGAGGCCCTTGTTGCTCGGTGTACCCCACCGAGAACACAGTATTGCCTTTACCACATGCAGCCCTGTCTGTCTGCCCAGCACATTGAGAAGCAGCAGCGAGGGAACCCACTGAGTGAGGAGCCAGTGAAACCAAGACATGGATGCAGCTGTTCTGGACATTTAACACATGTCATGTTAACTCATTAGTGTTAGACCCTCAATGTTAGAATATGCATCAACCAACAGTGCAACAAATTCAGtttctgtaaaatataattcaCATCAAACCTGCCAATGGGGTGCAATAAGTTCAGAGAAAATGGTGTGGTACCTCATAGACAACATTCAACAGTTCCTGTTACCAAAGACAAAAGTTCCATTAAGTGCTCAAATGTAAGATCATAGTTTCAAGTCAGCATCCTGCACAGAGAAAATTCATTAAACAGAATCATGATTCACCTAAGCTCAAATCACGTTAAATTGTCGTCTGGTAGGTATGTTGACTATAACATATACCTAACTATGCTCAAGTGAAGTGTTGATGTGAGTATTTATAATAGTTGTAAAGCCTTTGAGTAGGAAGAAAAACTGATGACACGAGCACACTACCTGAAATTATTCCTCTCTAGAGTGATGGTGGAAAAACAATCAAATGCTAGCAAGTGATTAGCGTGTATGAAGTTagcagtgatgtgtgtgtatgcgtttgCAGTATGCTTCCTATGAATTCAATAATATTTCAATAATTCTAATGATGCAAGATCACTTAAAATAAGTAAGTGAGGAGTTTTGGTAAGCTTCTTAACTCTACATTGTAAAAGCAAATAGTAGACCATAGTAGAAATAACGTGGtacattttttagattttaaccaaaatgttgaatttactATCAGTGGTTAATTATTGTGATAATAAAGGTACTAGCtccaatattattattttgatgaaCTTACTTTGCTTAGGCTAAAGATGGAGCTGGTGACTCCAGCCAAGTTGCAGTTGCAGTGCTTACAGTCATCCCTGAACAAGAAACAGGGCCCAACTCTGAATTTCCTACACTTTGAATTTCAAAGAGCGGTCATTCTGGAGGGATGGTTCATGTTAAATAATGTGTGAGATCTGCCAAAAGTTGTATGTGTCTTATTTGGCTTATTCTATGTTCAGAACTTGGACTATCCAAAGTGTGTTGGTTGAGTGTCACCTAGAGCTCAATTCTGCTTGAGGTGTCTTCCACTTAAAGGGGAGCTTTTCCTTGTTGCTGTCGCCAAATTGGGTCtcattaaattgaattaaagagtacagtctagacctgctctatatgaaaactgccttgagataacttctgttgtgatttggtgctatatggAATTGAACAACAAAGTTAATTAAGTTGAAGTTATGGTGTAATACCACACACAATAATCTTTGACAATCTTAACTAAGATAACTGAAGAAGTAAACTTGAGTAAAATGAACATGTTAGAATTAACAGTGTAGCCTTTATATGTCTCTCTGATATTTCTGAAGATTCATGTATTGTGATTGAGCCATGAAACTTAACAAAGTGTGACAGTTTAGCCTGGAACTAGTATGGGGAATTTAATACCCAGAGCAACAGGTGTGCTATTATTTGTCAGCTCTATTACAGTAATTCCATGAGCAATTACCTCCCATTATGCATAAGGTTGCATATGGGGAAAGAGGAGGCCATGTTTGTGACTTTCAATAAATATGTAGTAATGTTACATTGTTGCTATGTAACATTTTGAGTACAACAAGAAATTAACATAGAATTTGTTGAAatcaaatatttcaatattttattgcATTGGTAAGTAAATGCTCACACTTTAATGAGCaacaatagaaagaaaaaagaatggacactgaaacaattaataaaacctgCAGCTTTGTTGCTCTCCCTTCTTTGCCAGGTATGGATGTCACTCtgtattttttccattaaattatacaaaatacaaaatatattataataaaattacaataataacattaaaaaacaaccataACCAACCAATCTAGGAACCCATTTAGAGAGAACCAAAGTTCCCAAGTACATTAACACATTAAGCAGAATATTGACAATACACTGCCAGACTAGAAAGACCACCGACTATTGAATAGTGGACATTTCATACAGGGAATTCATGCTGTCAGATCCATTATACGTTTGATTATATGTGATGTTTCACCTATATCGTACAGACTGTATCCTTTTCTAGAAATAACCCTGAATAAGATGTATTTGACTGCtataaattaaactgaattcTCTGAGAATATAAGAATGGACAATGGTAAGTATTTATTTCCTTGATCATCTGGCTTTTGGTGTAACCGAACATTATCAAGAATTACACTTGATCCTTAATCTCATTTTAGGTTATGGTCAGGGCTATAGTCTGAGCAAAAAGTAGACCTCTGGCTCTGACGGAAAGTGGGATGAGTTTGCAGGTGGAAGAGAGTCATCTGTACAGTAGAGCCTTTTGCTGTCTTTCGCAGGCACAGCTGTTGTTGTGACGAACTTGACTTAGGCTTCGAGAGGATAGACAACTGGTAGGACGTGGAGGGGAATTGTTTACATAGCTGTTCTGTAAGTGGATCACAAGACTGTGATTGGGAAGTTACTTCCCCCATGGTACCCATCCTCTTTTGTTTCCTCATATGTTGAGTGATGAAACTGTGACTAATAATGTGCTATTTGCTCTGGAAGATGCATGATATATCCTCAGAGGTCCAATCTCCCAGTGACTTGGACTTACATGGGCTGGGGATGTGGAATCTACCAGACTGAGGAAGTTGAAGGCCCTAATTTGGAGCACTGTGCTACTTTGGTTTCAGGGTTTGACTGGTTCCCATTATCATTGAGGGAAATATTTTGGGTCTATGACTGCTTTGGGTTTGTGCTTTATGATTGTGTTTGACTTTGGCTTTTTGGTTGTGTGTTTCCAGGAGCTGGGAATCCCAATGAGGGTGTAATGCAGTCATAGTCCAGGTGGCTGTACACTATGTCAAAGTCCGGAGAAGGGGAATATAGGCCTCTACCTCCACTGGCAGATTGGCCAGGGAGACTTTCAGAAGAGGAGAAACCATTGTGGAAACACCTTTCTTACTCCCTCTCCATTTGTCTATACCCTTGCCTATCTTGATGAGGTCTGTTCCGCATCTGGCCATAGCTCCTCTGTTGTGTATAGGATATATTGAAGTCTCTGTTGTTAAAAGCCTCAGGATTGCTCTGAGAGATGGGGTAGCAGTTCTGACGCAGTGGGCTGGGATTTGAGGATCTAGAGTCTAAGGGTCTGTGGAAGGGAGAAAGCTGGGAGTTGGAGATGGACAGTGGATAGGAAGGCTGATTAATTGGGTAGGGACACTGTGAAAATGGTACACTGGGTGCATGTGATGGGTACTGTTGTTGAGGATGATAGTATGACAAAGGCTGTTTTTGTTGGGAGTATTTGGGAGTGGACTCATTGGCTTGGTAAATAGCATGGCGTTTAGTGGGACTTGTGAGCCTTTCCCATGGGTGGCCATGAATTGGCGAGGTCAGCATGATCTCCCAAAGAGCCTTATCAACATTTATCTCCACTTCTGCAAAGCATTCCCAGCTGAATAATGGTAAAACTGTCAGTCAGTTTACAGAGAAGCCCGTAACTTTTAGAGATACCCTTTTCTACCTCCAGTATTGGTGCTGGTGGTTTagacaataacattttttattaaatgcactataataaattcagtgaaataacgattaaaaataacattaagaTAAAAGATTTCTAGATAAGAAAACaatattaattaatgattaatttggtgtagatcggacgatgtctgtaggatttataaggatttcctgcctgtgtccactatgtggcgctagagatcacccaccaattatatgtcatgttgtagtgtatgatgtggagaagacattctgtaaatttcatataaatcggataatgtttgtcatatgaggctgacttcctgtgtccagtaggtggtgctgtgtatatgacacagtattgatgcatagacgtgttaggggcgggaccctctacatgcgtgattaatttggtgtagatcggacgatgtctgtaggatttataaggatttcctgcctgtgtccactatgtggcgctagagatcacccaccaattatatgtcatgttgtagtgtatgatgtggagaagacatcctgtaaatttcatataaatcggataatgtttgtcatatgaggctgacttcctgtgtccagtaggtggcgctgtgtatatgtCACAATATTGATACATAgatgtgttcagggcgggaccctctacatgcgtgatcaatttggtgtagatcggacgatgtctgtagtagttataaggatttcctgctttttggcgaaggatcgaatggcgaaggaaattgtcggtgccgccacgcccaaaccgaatccctaatcaggaagtttttgataacttttcatctccaatgtctcaagatgattctgtgcaaatttgaagtcggtcagataaaatccctaggaggagttcgttcaaatacgatacgtggaaaacaccaaaatggcacgaaattggcaagtttgattcaaaatggccgacttcctgttggagtgagggtatgggtccaagagacattttagtgcgtctttacacggtacatatgtgtaccgattttcgtttgtctatgtcaatctgtgtcgaggtaTACAATTAATAATACAATCAGCTCCTTAGTATACAAAACATTATTGTCGAGTTCCCATGAGTCTGACATACAGTGAGCTGTGAAAGTAAAATAGGCATGGCCAGTGATATCCACCTGTCTGTTGTAAAATGAGTGTTTTACAACAGCGCAAGTGTTTTGTCCTCTAAgtctttatgttttatgttttctttatg is from Scomber scombrus chromosome 5, fScoSco1.1, whole genome shotgun sequence and encodes:
- the LOC133980969 gene encoding extracellular calcium-sensing receptor-like; this translates as MLTSPIHGHPWERLTSPTKRHAIYQANESTPKYSQQKQPLSYYHPQQQYPSHAPSVPFSQCPYPINQPSYPLSISNSQLSPFHRPLDSRSSNPSPLRQNCYPISQSNPEAFNNRDFNISYTQQRSYGQMRNRPHQDRQGTAASMSWFHWLLTQWVPSLLLLNVLGRQTGLHVVKAILCSRWGTPSNKGLSQDGDVIIGGLLSLFYIPSAIEQGFTRLPHYKPCNGLDLLTLKYMYAMTFAVDEINRNTTLLPGVKLGYRILDSCSRYPWAMQAALSLVGGDTNSCNLTTSMSQSAAHEQLGETTGGQPVPLLIGASTSSTAIIQSRILGPLSISYLASCPCLSDRLKFPNFFRTIPSDTYQARAIARLAIRFNWTWIGAVIVNNDYGQGAIQTFQKEIRGKGVCLDFIETVHRETIVSDARRAAITIQASTARVILIFCWYTDVKKLFLELAKRNVTDRQFLASEAWSTSSDLLQDLTISEVANGVLGVAIRSSTIPGFENYLKNLHPNHRPNDEFLRYFWEKEFSCSPEATQSHATPSSSYSSSSPEKRSLQKNSLPTCNGTESLEGMQHVLTDTSQLRVAYNVYLAVYAAAHALHSLLSCPNRDSPLRNNSSTCSSAKHVTPIELLQHLNKVNVTTPQGEMFYFQGADIPAMYDLVNWQTTPEGPLKLVLIGRVDEFDLHLNESAIQWSTGSNQVPISVCSESCPPGTRKANRKGEPVCCFDCIPCAEGEISNKTGSLHCERCPSEFWSNANQTACIPRQLDFLSFNETLGITLTTAAVSGAILTTAVFVVFLSYRQTPMVRANNSELSFLLLLSLKLCFLCSLVFIGRPSVWSCQFQQAAFGISFVLSVSCLLVKTIVVLAVFRSARPGAEALMKWFGPGQQRGSVFLFTCIQVIICVIWLSLNPPVPRSDLGFQGSKVTLECAMTSVVGFSLVLGYIGLLACTCLILAFLARKLPDNFNEAKLITFSMLIFCAVWVAFVPAYVSSPGKYVVAVEIFAILASSYGLLFCIFAPKCFIILLRPEKNTKKHLMAR